Proteins from one Cryptomeria japonica chromosome 4, Sugi_1.0, whole genome shotgun sequence genomic window:
- the LOC131875000 gene encoding disease resistance RPP13-like protein 4: MASVVVDLVLEKLGGMLIEEISKGVSLFCNLRSDFQWLSKKLTKLRDYLRDADAQSAHKASVNKWLLEVEDIARDAEDILDECAVQSKGTNNESPQSSCVCAFSYSQLVFRYKMARRIKDVKDRMRSIMEDAAELKLVGDVTHADQPSTSTPQNFKWRGSSVIETASRPVAIESKVQDVVRLLDDPAAPVIAVVGMGGVGKTFLLQNAFDRAKGRFEQLVWLAISQTYSLEKLQGALASKIGVNEVLTGRIDEVHAAQLIHERLTSITGRFLIVLDDVWRATGQDNLISALGLPTGDDTHCKIVVTTRSKHVCRNMNAHVYELHPLSEEESWDLFCAFAMPNWIWGFSNLMQLELRDCHCAEYPALQMMPNLIKLEIWTNDICKALPKGFGKCGGFRQLCYFRIVSFLLLEEFPELEDGAMPHLQVLEVEECSNLNKIPRGLELLKCLKRCDFKQTGVDDMLEEGGELWEKIKANNPNVIINIG; this comes from the coding sequence aTGGCATCTGTTGTGGTTGATCTTGTTCTTGAAAAGCTTGGCGGGATGTTGATAGAAGAGATAAGCAAGGGGGTTTCACTTTTCTGTAACTTAAGAAGTGACTTTCAATGGCTGAGCAAGAAGCTCACAAAATTAAGAGACTATCTCAGAGATGCAGATGCTCAGAGTGCACACAAAGCGTCTGTGAATAAATGGCTGCTGGAAGTTGAAGATATTGCTAGGGATGCAGAGGACATACTGGACGAATGTGCTGTTCAATCAAAAGGTACTAATAATGAAAGCCCCCAATCCTCTTGTGTCTGTGCTTTCAGCTATTCTCAATTAGTGTTTCGCTATAAGATGGCGCGTCGGATTAAGGACGTGAAAGACAGAATGAGGTCCATCATGGAAGATGCAGCGGAGCTCAAGCTTGTTGGGGATGTCACTCATGCAGACCAACCTTCCACGAGTACACCGCAGAATTTTAAGTGGAGGGGGTCAAGTGTAATAGAGACTGCTTCACGACCAGTGGCTATTGAGTCAAAGGTTCAAGATGTCGTCCGCCTACTCGATGACCCTGCCGCTCCTGTCATCGCCGTTGTTGGTATGGGCGGCGTCGGGAAGACTTTTCTACTGCAAAATGCCTTTGACAGAGCAAAGGGAAGGTTTGAGCAGTTAGTCTGGCTTGCTATTTCTCAGACTTACTCTCTTGAAAAGCTACAAGGTGCTTTGGCCTCCAAAATTGGTGTGAATGAAGTCCTTACGGGAAGGATAGATGAGGTGCACGCAGCACAGTTGATTCACGAACGCTTAACAAGCATAACGGGTAGGTTTCTCATTGTGCTGGATGATGTTTGGAGGGCAACTGGGCAAGATAATTTGATATCTGCACTTGGCCTTCCAACCGGGGATGATACCCACTGCAAAATTGTTGTCACCACAAGGAGCAAACATGTGTGCAGAAACATGAATGCTCATGTTTATGAGCTGCACCCTTTGTCAGAAGAAGAAAGCTGGGACCTGTTTTGTGCTTTTGCAATGCCGAATTGGATATGGGGCTTCTCAAATCTGATGCAATTGGAGTTACGGGATTGTCATTGTGCTGAATATCCAGCACTACAAATGATGCCCAACTTAATAAAGTTGGAGATATGGACAAATGATATATGCAAGGCATTGCCAAAAGGGTTCGGGAAGTGCGGGGGATTCCGTCAATTATGTTATTTTAGAATTGTGTCTTTTTTATTGTTAGAAGAGTTTCCAGAATTAGAGGATGGAGCAATGCCACATCTTCAGGTACTAGAGGTAGAAGAATGTTCCAATTTGAACAAAATTCCACGTGGATTGGAGCTCCTCAAATGTTTGAAAAGGTGCGACTTTAAGCAGACAGGAGTGGATGATATGTTGGAGGAGGGTGGGGAATTATGGGAAAAAATAAAAGCTAATAACCCCAATGTTATTATTAATATAGGGTAG